The Paraburkholderia caffeinilytica genome segment GCCCGGGTCGGCCGAGTGGAATAGTTCGGCGCCGGCCTTGACCGTCTCCAGCTCGCCCGTCACGTTCGCAAGCGAGGTGCGCCGCTTGATCGTGCCGCGATACTGGCTGCGCGCCACCACTTCCTGACCCGGATAGCAGCCTTTGCGGAAATTGACCGCGCCGAGCACGTCGAAATTGACCATCTGCGGCACGAATTGCTCGACCACCGGTTGCGTGATGCGCGGTTCGCCCGCGCGAATGTCGAGCCAATCCCACACCGCCGGCGACACGCGCCTGAGTTTTTCGTCGAGCAAGGGCAGGTGCGCCTCGACCGTGGCCTTCGGGCCGACCCATAGATAGCGCAGTCGGCCTAGCGCGTCTGGAACGCGGATCAGCGAACCCGCCGTGCCGTCCACCTGCACGTGCACGCCGTCGGGCAACGCGTCGAACACGCCGGAAAGCGCCTTGCGCACGTCGCCGGCGAGGCCCACCACCGCCAGTTCGCCGCTCGCGTCGACGAGCTTGGCCTTGGCGCGCAGAACGAACATGGACAGCCGTTTTTGCACGGCGGCCTGTACGTCTTTCGACACCAGCAGGCGGATCGTCTCGCCAGTGCGCCAGGTCAGGAACGACGCCAGCAGCCGGCCCTTGGCCGAGCAATAGCCGGCGAGGCGCGCATTGGCCGCGTCGAGATGCTGGGTGTCGTTGGTCAACTGGCCGTGCAGGAAGCTCGCCGCGTCGTCACCGGTCGCGTCGATCACGCCGAACTGCGCGAGCGGCATATAGGCGCCTTGCCGGATGACGGCGTCGAATTCGTCAGCGGCGGGGCGCGGCAAGACAGGAAGTCCGGCGGGCGCGGAAGCCTGCGCCGTGGTGGCGGTACCCGTGTGAGCAACTGGAGGCGTGCCTGAAGCGGTAGCGAGCGGTGTGTTCATGGATTCCGAGAACAGTCAATTCTGACTTTAGCTAAGGCAAACAAGTATTATATGAGGTCCAACCCAGCCACGTTTCGCATGTCCCTTCTGAAGAAATGTTTCGTCGCCGGCTCAATCGTCGTTGTGCTGGCCGCAGCCGCAATCGCAGGCGGCTATCACTGGGCCACCAGCCCACTCGATTTGACCCCCGCGCAACTCGATGTCACCGTCAAACCGCACAGCAGCCTGCGCAGCGTCACGCTGCAGCTCAACCGTGGCGGCGTGCCGGTCGAGCCTGAGCTGTTCGTCGTCATGACGCGCCTGCTCGGCCTGCAAAGCGATCTCAAATCCGGCAACTACGAGTTCAAGACGGGCATCACGCCGTACGAAGTGCTGCAGAAAATCGCCCGCGGCGACGTCAACGAATACGTGGCGACCGTCATCGAAGGGTGGACCTTCAAGCGCATGCGCGCCGAGCTGGACGCCAATCCGGCGCTCAAGCACGACACGGTCGGCATGAGCGACGCCGATCTGATGAACGCGATCAATGCGCCGGAAGCGTCGCTCGGCAACGGCGAGGGGCTTTTCTTCCCGGACACCTATCTGTTCGACAAGAACACCAGCGATCTGGACGTGTACCGTCGCGCGTACCGCCTGATGCGGCTGCGTCTGGACGAAGCGTGGACCGCGCGTGCGCCGAATCTGCCGTACAAGACCCCTTACGACGCGTTGACGATGGCCTCGATCATCGAAAAGGAAACCGGCAAGAAATCGGACCGGCCGATGGTGGCGGCCGTGTTCGCGAACCGCCTGCGCGTGGGCATGCCGCTGCAAACCGACCCGACCGTGATCTACGGCATGGGCGACAGCTACACTGGCCACATCAGGAAGAAAGACCTGCAGGCCGACACTCCCTACAATACCTACACCCGGATGGGGCTTCCGCCAACGCCCATCTCGCTGCCCGGTGTCGCATCGCTGCAGGCGGCGATGAACCCGGCGCAATCCACCGCGCTGTACTTCGTTTCGCGCGGCGACGGCAGCAGTATCTTTTCCGACACTCTCGGCGATCACAACAAGGCCGTGGACAAATACATTCGAGGGCAATGATGGCGCGGGGCAAATTCATAACGTTTGAGGGCATCGACGGTGCCGGCAAGACCACCCACCTGGGCTGGTTTCGCGAACGCCTCGAAGAGAAAGTCGCGAGCACCGGCCGCTCGGTCGTGATGACGCGCGAGCCGGGCGGCACGTCGCTCGGTGAACAGATCCGCGAAATCGTGCTGCATCAGAAAATGGACCTCGAAACGGAGGCCTTGCTGATGTTCGCGCTGCGCCGCCAGCATCTGGCCGAAGTCATCGAGCCGGCGCTCGCGCGCGGCGACTGGGTGCTGTCCGACCGCTTCACGGACGCGACCTTCGCCTACCAGGGCGGCGGCCGCGGCCTGCCGCGCGACAAGCTGGAAACGCTGGAGCGCTGGGTGCAGGGCGGTTTTCAGCCGGACCTGACGGTGCTGTTCGACCTGACGCCGGAGATCGCCAGCGAACGGCGCAGCGCCGCGCGCGATCCGGATCGTTTCGAAAGCGAGTCGGAGGCGTTTTTCAACCGCACCCGTACCGAATATCTGCGACGCGCGGAAGAAGCGCCATACCGGTTCGCTATCATTGACTCTTCGCAAACCATCGCGCGTATTCAGAAGCAGCTTGAAGAATTGATTGCAGTCCTTTGATTATAAAAGAATATAATCCTGATTTATAACGGTCGACGAAGTTCGCCTGATGCTTCATAAAGCTGCGTCAACCGATTGATTTAAAAGAGAAACGATGATTTATCCGTGGCAAGCCGATGACTGGAGCCGCCTGCAGCAGTTGCGCGGGCATTGGCCACACGCCTTGCTGCTGCATGGCCAGGCGGGGATCGGCAAGCTGCGCTTCGCGCAGCACCTCGCGCAAGGGCTTTTGTGCGAGGCGCAGCAGGCCAACGGCGAGCCGTGCGGCGCATGCGTGGCGTGCAACTGGTTCACGCAGGGCAATCACCCCGACTATCGAATCGTCGTGCCGGAAGCGTTGGCCGCCGAAGCCGGTCTCGCTAACGCCGCCGACGAAAAAGCCGAGAAAGCCGACGCCGACGAAGGCAAGAAGACCCGCGCGCCCAGCAAGGAGATCAAGATCGAGCAGATTCGTGGTTTGCTCGATTTCGTCGGCGTGGGGTCGCATCGCGGCGGTGCCCGCGTGGTCGTGCTGTATCCCGCCGAGGGGCTCAACATCGCCGCGGCCAACGCGCTCCTGAAAACACTCGAAGAACCGCCGGCGGGCGTCGTGTTCTTGATGGTGTCGGCGCGCATCGACCGCCTGCTGCCCACCATCATCAGCCGCTGCCGCCAGTGGCCGATGACCGTACCCGCGCCGGACGTCGCCACGAAGTGGCTCGCGGCCCAAGGCGTCGCCGAAGCGCCCGCGCTGCTCGCCGAGGCCGGCGGCGCGCCGCTCACGGCCCTCGCGCTGGCGAGCGACGAGAACCGCGCGCTACGCGACTGGACCCTGAAGCAACTGGCCGCCGGCGCCGAGTGCGACGCCTTCGCCTGCGGCGAGGCGCTGCAGAAACTGCCGGTGCCGCTCGTGCTCGGCTGGCTCCAGCGCTGGATGTACGATTTGCTGGCGCAGCGCACGGCCGGCACGCCGCGCTATTTTCCGCAGGCGTCGACGGCCTTGTCGCGCTGTGCGTCGCAAGCCGATGCCAGCGCGTTCGCGCGCTTCATGCGCACGGTGACGCGCCAGCGCGCGGTCGAGAACCATCCGCTGAACGCTCGGCTGGTGTTCGAGGAGCTGTTTATCGGCTACCGCGAGTTGTTCGCGTAAATCTTTTGTGGGCGGACGGTGTGTGCAAGGCTGGCGCGCCTGACTGCGCCGCGCCGGCCCGCGTCTCTGTCCGCTGATTCGTCTTCCATCTCACGCCAAATCACCATGAGCCTTTCCTACCGCGATGCCACACTCGACGATCTGCCCGCGATCGTCGCCATCTACAACTCGACCGTGCCGTCGCGGCAAGTCACCGCCGATCTGGAGCCGGTGAGCGTCGAAAGCCGCCTGGCGTGGTTTCATGCGCACGGGCCGGACAAGCGTCCGCTGTGGGTGGTGGAAGATCCGCAGCAGTCCGGCCGCGTCATCGCGTGGTTGAGCTTCTCGGATTTCTATGGCCGCCCGGCCTACCAGCGCACCGCCGAAGTCAGCATCTATCTCGACGAGCGCGCGCGCGGCAAGGGGCTCGGCAAGCAGTTGCTGGCGGCTTCGCTCGCGGCGGCGCCGGCGCTCGGCGTCGATACCGTGCTGGGTTTTATCTTCGGCCACAATGAAGCGAGCCTGCGCCTGTTCCGCAGCTTCGGTTTCGACACGTGGGGCTCGCTGCCGCGCGTCGCGGTGCTGGACGGCGTGGAGCGCGATCTGGTGATTCTCGGCAAGCGGCTCGGGCCGGCCGCCGCCTGACCGGCGGACAGATTCACATTTATCAGCAGGACATCATCATGTTTGTCGATTCGCACTGCCATATCAACTTCGAAGGACTCGCCGACCGCCTCCCGCAGGTGCTCGAGAACATGCGCAGCCATTCGGTCACGCATGCGCTGTGCGTATCGGTCGATCTGGAGACGCTGCCTTCCGTGCTGGAGATCGCCAGCCAGTACGAGAACGTGTATGCGTCGGTTGGCGTGCATCCGGATCACGAGGACATGCGCGAGCCGAGTCTCGCCGAACTTGTCGAGCTGGCCGGGCATCCGAAGGTGGTCGCGATCGGCGAGACCGGGCTCGACTACTACCGCCTGGAGGGCCGCACCATCGCCGATATGGAATGGCAGCGCGAGCGTTTTCGCACCCATATCCGCGCGGCGCATGCCACGAAAAAGCCGTTGATCATCCACACGCGGTCGTCGTCGGAAGACACGCTGCGCATCATGGCCGAGGAGCGCGCGAGCGAGCCGGGCGGCGTGATGCATTGCTTTACCGAGCCGTGGGCGGTCGCCGAGCAGGCGTTGGCGCAGAATTTTTATATTTCGCTGTCGGGCATCGTCACGTTCAAGAGCGCGACCGACGTGCAGGACGTGGCGCGCCGCGTGCCGCTCGAACGTTTGCTGATCGAAACCGACTCGCCGTATCTCGCGCCCGTGCCGTATCGCGGCAAGCCTAATGAACCTGCGTACGTAAG includes the following:
- a CDS encoding GNAT family N-acetyltransferase, producing MSLSYRDATLDDLPAIVAIYNSTVPSRQVTADLEPVSVESRLAWFHAHGPDKRPLWVVEDPQQSGRVIAWLSFSDFYGRPAYQRTAEVSIYLDERARGKGLGKQLLAASLAAAPALGVDTVLGFIFGHNEASLRLFRSFGFDTWGSLPRVAVLDGVERDLVILGKRLGPAAA
- a CDS encoding YgfZ/GcvT domain-containing protein; amino-acid sequence: MNTPLATASGTPPVAHTGTATTAQASAPAGLPVLPRPAADEFDAVIRQGAYMPLAQFGVIDATGDDAASFLHGQLTNDTQHLDAANARLAGYCSAKGRLLASFLTWRTGETIRLLVSKDVQAAVQKRLSMFVLRAKAKLVDASGELAVVGLAGDVRKALSGVFDALPDGVHVQVDGTAGSLIRVPDALGRLRYLWVGPKATVEAHLPLLDEKLRRVSPAVWDWLDIRAGEPRITQPVVEQFVPQMVNFDVLGAVNFRKGCYPGQEVVARSQYRGTIKRRTSLANVTGELETVKAGAELFHSADPGQPCGMVVNAASAPEGGVDVLVEIKLAALEGGTVHLGTADGPALTFLALPYGLPAEV
- the mltG gene encoding endolytic transglycosylase MltG → MSLLKKCFVAGSIVVVLAAAAIAGGYHWATSPLDLTPAQLDVTVKPHSSLRSVTLQLNRGGVPVEPELFVVMTRLLGLQSDLKSGNYEFKTGITPYEVLQKIARGDVNEYVATVIEGWTFKRMRAELDANPALKHDTVGMSDADLMNAINAPEASLGNGEGLFFPDTYLFDKNTSDLDVYRRAYRLMRLRLDEAWTARAPNLPYKTPYDALTMASIIEKETGKKSDRPMVAAVFANRLRVGMPLQTDPTVIYGMGDSYTGHIRKKDLQADTPYNTYTRMGLPPTPISLPGVASLQAAMNPAQSTALYFVSRGDGSSIFSDTLGDHNKAVDKYIRGQ
- the tmk gene encoding dTMP kinase, which codes for MARGKFITFEGIDGAGKTTHLGWFRERLEEKVASTGRSVVMTREPGGTSLGEQIREIVLHQKMDLETEALLMFALRRQHLAEVIEPALARGDWVLSDRFTDATFAYQGGGRGLPRDKLETLERWVQGGFQPDLTVLFDLTPEIASERRSAARDPDRFESESEAFFNRTRTEYLRRAEEAPYRFAIIDSSQTIARIQKQLEELIAVL
- a CDS encoding DNA polymerase III subunit delta'; this encodes MIYPWQADDWSRLQQLRGHWPHALLLHGQAGIGKLRFAQHLAQGLLCEAQQANGEPCGACVACNWFTQGNHPDYRIVVPEALAAEAGLANAADEKAEKADADEGKKTRAPSKEIKIEQIRGLLDFVGVGSHRGGARVVVLYPAEGLNIAAANALLKTLEEPPAGVVFLMVSARIDRLLPTIISRCRQWPMTVPAPDVATKWLAAQGVAEAPALLAEAGGAPLTALALASDENRALRDWTLKQLAAGAECDAFACGEALQKLPVPLVLGWLQRWMYDLLAQRTAGTPRYFPQASTALSRCASQADASAFARFMRTVTRQRAVENHPLNARLVFEELFIGYRELFA
- a CDS encoding TatD family hydrolase, producing the protein MFVDSHCHINFEGLADRLPQVLENMRSHSVTHALCVSVDLETLPSVLEIASQYENVYASVGVHPDHEDMREPSLAELVELAGHPKVVAIGETGLDYYRLEGRTIADMEWQRERFRTHIRAAHATKKPLIIHTRSSSEDTLRIMAEERASEPGGVMHCFTEPWAVAEQALAQNFYISLSGIVTFKSATDVQDVARRVPLERLLIETDSPYLAPVPYRGKPNEPAYVSYVGRFIAQQREMPETALAAATTQNFFRLFNIPAPAGA